aaCAGTCAGACTGTGGGGAATAAGATGATTTTAACAACCACACAACTATTTATAGTGGAATACGTGTATGTCAGGGGGcttcattgtttcatttgacATGATCTCTTAATCTGCTACTgcaaattattttacatttcaacttttaactctcatttttaacttttaccttgttttttttaccttctaCCACTGAGAGGGGATGCACTGGAATTTTGTTGTACAtttgtgcaatgacaataatgTATTCTATTCTAaactttattacatttttcattatcAGTCTGTTAACATTCTCTTCCTTTGGGGCAAAACATTGTGACAAAAGCCCAATGTCAATGTCCAATATCCTGTCTTCATAAAGTTATCATAATTATATTGCATCTACTGCATTTTCACCTGAACATTTGGGTGCATCATGAATGCAGACTCTGACCTTTGTGGCAAGATATGATGTAGTAATGTGTGACATTACTTGTACtatgtataaatgtgtatagAATGAAATGCTCTAGTATTCATTTCAAGTGTTTTTAATGTCATAAGTGAAAGAGTTGTGTTGAAGTCATGACTTGACCAGTGCGATATGGTGAATGAGGTGAAGCCAATATTGACAGACACGTGTGATTAAATATCTCTTTTAATAAATTCTTTAACAAGATAAATTAAGATTCCACTTCTTTTGACAACACATTGTTTCATACTCCATGTCTCTGCCTTCAAAATGTCAGCACAAActttacaaaaaatataaatgtacttCTTAAAaaccatgttttcattatttccAGTGGGTGCTCTGTAGCTACAGCATACGGGTGACTATGTATCAAAAATACTACGCTTCTCTGTttataaaacagaacaaataatAAGATATAATTTAAGAAAAATCACATGATAGTCCCTATCAGGGTTCTTGTGCAGGAATGCATAACAATTAGAGTCATATGTTGCAGATATGAACTGCTGTTTAGAGCTTATGCTGATGATGTGGTGTTGCCTGGAGTTCTGTTTGCGAGGATCTCGCTGTTCTTCTTTCTCCTTTCACtacaaagaaaaatgaaaacccAACATTAATTTGGTCCAGTATTTAGATTTATACTACCAGATGAATACAATGTGCAGAAAAAGTGACACTAAACATGCTAGAGATATACAAGTATACTCACTCAATGCACTTCATCCCTCTCTGAGTCCAGCTGCTTGAAGGATCGGCGCACAAAAACTTCCCTGGGAGGTGGAATCTGtggaaaaacaggaaacagttaaGAAATGATCAAACATGCAATGCATGAATACACATCATTACACGTGAGATGCACTCTCCCTCCCTGTGGATTTTTTTCCACCTTGTGTATTAACCCTAAGTGTCTTCTAGTACATATTAACAACAGTAACTGAGTGACCCCTGTCCAAATTAGCTGCTCTCACAAAGTCCCAAAGCGCCTCCTGACTGATTTTGGGTCACACTTTAACTGGCAGGGAACACACAAGCAAGGTGTTGTGCAATATTGACACAAGCTAACCTACTCATGCTTTGTTAAGTCGTATCTAGTGTCTGCTTTCTAACATATCAGAACTTATTTGCTTTCTCTCCAGTCAAAGCAGATTTTTGTCCTAATTCAAACACTAAATATCTTTACAAAcacactgtgtctctgttcacTGTATAAAGAATGGATAAGAAAGCAGAACAACACACAAGATGTCACATTAAATAAGATTTAAGATATAAAATCCTACTTTACTGTTGAATTTTATGCTTTTACCTCTGAATTTGACATAATTTCTATATTTTTTCAGCCACCTAAAACTTCCTAACCACATCTTTTTCAGGTGTATTTATTGGGTAATTTAGTTGTAAGTGATAGAGTAATATTTTGGGTTTGTTAACTGTTatcggacaaaacaagacatttcatCCCATCACCTTGTGGTCTTGGATAatgtgatgggcatttttcaaTGTTTAATTTGAGAAAATAGTCAACAGAATAATagataatgacaaaaaaataattgcagCACTTGTAGACAGATAAAAGATCAGATTGTTGACTCACATAACAGCGTTGATGTCGCAGGAGTTGTAGATGTTCTGGATGGTGTAGCCAAGCAGATGATGGCATTTTATCCGACGACTGACGTACCTCATGCAGCAGCTCGCTATGAAGACACacataataaaaatacagcATGAACAGCCGTTTCATTTTAGTTCAAAACATTTTGATAAGATAGTTTTTTAATACTATGAGTTTAGTTTACTGATTTAATCCTGAACCATACAATACTAATTCAATTTACTGAGAGTTTGTTAAAGCTTTAGAATGTGCAGATACTTCATATAAAGCAAAACATAAAACCAAATATAGAACTTTGCCTTCTCTTAACCTTTCTTAAATGTATCTACTTTTGGCAGGAATGACAGAAAGGATACGGCACGTGTGTTATCAGTCACAGCTGAAGGACTCACCAGACTGTGTGCTGTCGATAAAAGTGCTGAGGATGATGAGGGAGCACAGGGCTGCCAGGAGACACACTTTGCCGCTTGTCATGGTGTCTTAAAGTTGGAGTGCAGGCTCTGCCGctctgtgtgttgctgtagtAGCTTAAGTGGTGTAAAGCGCCTGAAGCGATTCAGTGAGAGTGTGATAGAGAGTGCCTGCACTCCTTTCTTAAGTAGGCCGTCGCTGGGATTTCCCCCGTTTGGCAGGCTTGTAATGACAAGTGTGATTGTTAGCAATGTGGCAGTGAGCCAGGAAGTAAGAGTACACCTGCCAT
This is a stretch of genomic DNA from Epinephelus fuscoguttatus linkage group LG21, E.fuscoguttatus.final_Chr_v1. It encodes these proteins:
- the ccl20b gene encoding C-C motif chemokine 20b, whose translation is MTSGKVCLLAALCSLIILSTFIDSTQSASCCMRYVSRRIKCHHLLGYTIQNIYNSCDINAVIFHLPGKFLCADPSSSWTQRGMKCIDERRKKNSEILANRTPGNTTSSA